GGCCTTCCAGCAGAGGGTCAATGTCTTCGTGCTTCAACTCGAATGTCGCCATGCCGCCTCCGGCTGGATCTTCTGCCCGCTCCCGGCATTGAGCGGCGTGCCCGGCCTCGCCGTCAGTTCACCGTAATCGGTCAGGCCCCGGCTGTTCGGAAAGTACATCGTAGACGCGAACCTCGCTGGTCAGGTACAAGGACTTGAGCGTCGGAGACATCTCCTTGTGGGCAGCACTCTCCCGCCAAGCCAGGGCCGCCTCGGTGCCGCTGAAGCGCAAGACCATGACCAGCGTGTCGGCCGGATCGTCTGGGCGCAGAAGCTCGGCCCCGCAGAATCCCGGTTGCCTGGCCATCGCCGGGGCGTAGGCCGATGTGAAGAAGGACGCAAACTCCTGCGCCTTGCCCGAGTGCACGTGGAAGGTAACCTGCCGCTCAATCACCACGCCTCGCTTCCTGAACCACCTTGCTGAGCGCCAGGGCGGCGGCTGTCAGCTGGTCGAAGCGCCCCTGGGCGACAGCTTTCTTGTCCACAAGATTCGAGCCGACCCCCAGGGCTACGGCCCCGGCGCGAATGAACGCCTGTGCCGTCTCCAGAGAGACTCCACCCACC
This DNA window, taken from Anaerolineales bacterium, encodes the following:
- a CDS encoding antibiotic biosynthesis monooxygenase, coding for MVIERQVTFHVHSGKAQEFASFFTSAYAPAMARQPGFCGAELLRPDDPADTLVMVLRFSGTEAALAWRESAAHKEMSPTLKSLYLTSEVRVYDVLSEQPGPDRLR